The Juglans regia cultivar Chandler chromosome 1, Walnut 2.0, whole genome shotgun sequence nucleotide sequence CGTGTAAACATAGGCAACAATCTTGACTACACTAATAGGCAGGAAAAATACATGTGCCTCTTCAGGATGGCTAGCCCTGAAGGGGCTTTTATAGCTTTCTATTTCATCCATGAATTGCCCTTCCATGGCGTAGATGTTGTTTACTGGCGCATCGTGGACTAAAGGTTGCTCTCCTTCTTCGTAGGTCCATACCTTGAACCTCTTCTGCATCTCTATGTGGctcctgatcatgatcatgacgTAACAACAAATAGATATCAGAGATGAAAGGTTGTTTTGTACAAAGATTTTATGATCATTCAAAGACTTAAATCTTTAATGGAAAAGACTAATTTAAAGTGATTTCTGAATGTTATAAACTTAACTGATGAAAAGCATAGGGGTTTCTGTAAATGGACCCTCTAGGTATAAAAGTCTCCTTCTTCTCGGATGTATAGTTCCTTGACTGAATTGCTTGCCGTATGGCTGCTCTTGCTTTAGCTAATTCTCCTTCGATTCTCTTTAAACTTATTTCCTTCTGTTTATAGcaacatatttaaaagaagAGTAAATGGTACTGAGAAATCAATGGCAGTTCATGATTAAATTTCAAACAAAGATGATGACTTCGCTCAGAATATAGATGTTTCTTACTTTGGTGCTGCTAACCTTGTGTGTACTGCTTTTGTTCGTAGAATTTGAGAGAACCCCATCTAAGGAAACTCGTGGTGGGGTACTTCTGTCAGTTAAGTGGTTGGTTTTTCTAAGATGAATGGATGGggtgaaagaagaataaaggagATCAGCGGAATGTTCTTCATGATTTATGaaagaggagaagaggaagatcaTCAGGATCAGGAGGAGGCCGAGgataagaaaaaatggaaatatCACAAATGAAATAGAGCAGCTGAAGTACCTTGCCATGGATTCAgttctttttctctcacttttttttggTGGGGGAGAGGAAGATCATGGAAATTAGATCATATACTAGCTACAGGAGAAGTTGCAGACTCTTTGCCAACCTTTTTGATCTGCATGCAAATTTATATAGGAAAAGCCTAGTGAAAGGCCTCGAGTATAATCTATGATTTTTACGTACAGTTAGATTCAGATAATTAAGGAGTGGCACTGAAGTCGATACAACTTGGAGTTGATATCGATGAAACTTGGAGTTGCATGACTTATTACTCAAAAGTTCCCATTAATGGTCAAAACACTACCAACCAGTTCATGCTAGAACTAGTCCAATTATCCAAGCTAGGCAAAGTTCCCATTTCcaatgttttttcaaaatattttttgttcacttTTCGAAGAGTACTTGGGGAGGTTATTTATCATCTAAGTTACGTATCAATCAAAATGCAGCAGCCACAAGAAGTTGGCCGTGAAATCAAAGAGCAGCCGCATCCAGAAGTTTTCTGATGATCCAAGATTTGATCTGATGATCATCCAAGACTCACTTCAAAGTTCAAATCCCAAACTTTTTAATTCCCTAAACGTAAGCTTCACCCTAGCTAGATAGTTGCTTCAGCTCAAAGTCATTTAGCAATTAACTTGTGAAAGCCAAGCCTTTGGACTGGAATAATTAAGGCCGCGTTTGGATACAAAGAAGGTTCcgtttcatctcaacttattgtattacaatttttttaaatttacacataaaatataataaacaattcgattaattttttaaattctaaaataataataatattaaaaaataatattctaataatattttattcaactcatttaaaatcatctcatttcactatccaaacaagttCTAAATGCCATTTCTGCATTAACCCACAATGTGACAAAATTTTGATTGTCTGAAGTTTACCGGAGGTGcccataataattttttttttttttttttaagtgaaagtATGCAATATGTCGATTTTAATGTTTTGGAATGGAAAGTGTAAAACTTTTGTTAGTTGAAAAATGGTAAGTGTTCAGACAATCAAAAAACTTGGCACTATCTATATTAGTATAGATAAAGGTTAAGTGACGTGACGCaactttgaatttttctactgGATGAATAtgattttacctataaaaatatcttactaGATGtacattataacttttaaaagaaatacctagttataaagaaattttataaaaacaaatttatatattgacgtgatttgatatgatacgtcagattttaaaattaattttattgtaaaatcgatttaatatatcacctaaaattacgttaatttataaatttacttttgtaaatttttaatagtttaaaCGTACAAAATGTCAATATTAGCAATTTAGGATGCAAAATAGAAAACGCCAATTACTTAGAGGATGGACTTAATTTACACGTACGATCCACTTGAAAATATTCTTCAAGATTAACCGTTTCCAATGCATTTTTCATGTATCTGACAATAAATATATaggtttcttgaaaatcttTTTAGGAGGAGCTGCTTCTCGAACGAATTTGAGCAAGTAACATGGATTGAGCACAATGGTCTTTTGGGGGTAGAGGATGAATGTGAGACTGAAATTCAAGTTCGGCCTTCTCCTCTACAATTATGATCGCAGGGGCAGGGGCTCCACTCACTCTGAAATTCCTGAACCCTCAAAAACATACAATCACATCCCATTTGCTGATATCATATCTTGTTATCATCTCCTACCACACTGATACATGGAATACATGCATGAGATGTGTGTGTGATTGTAAAACTCTGTTCTAACCAAGTAGAAACTTAAGTAAACAAACAGGAATGCCGAGCACAGAGCAGAGGGAACAGCTGACAGAAATTTACACATATAGTATATAGGCTCTAAATTGAGAGAGGTAAGCGAGGAAGAACAATATTCTCATGTTgcaataacagaaaatatttcgtGACAGGCTTGACTAAAAATCACATCTGAATTCTGAAATCCCCCTTTATGGAAGAGAACAGAAAATTTTGAAGGCTTTAAATAGGTGAAAGCTCCTGATCTCTTTGTGTAAGTTATATTCTCAGTAGAATTTTAACATGTCAATTCACTTAACTAGTAAAGTTCTTCTTGTTGTCGAAAAAGGGTTTTGGAATCAAATCCTAGGGAGACGGTTacatgtgataccccatactgATAAGTGATATGtttaggtggtgtatgagatctcacattctttgagaatgagaagtttttgctctttataatgtttcaatggggctccaattatattattgactagtccttttggagtataggtcatgtagttgggccttccattagagtgttacaaatggtatcagagcctatcagAACTAGAAATGTGGGGCTTGAGCCATGCCGCCTACAAAGAATTAGCCccacgaggacgtcgggaatataaaaggggagattgtgataccctatTCTGATAAgtaataagggtaggtggtgtatatgATCTCACATTCcttaggaatgagaagtttttgctctttataatgttctaatagggctccaattgtataattgactggtcattttggagtataggtcatgcagtttgggccttctattagGACGTTACATTATCTCTTAAGTCCTAGCCTATAGCTTCCAGATTATGACATCATCAGATTTTCAaccaattttctatttttttttagctaTTTTCTAGCTATcgctcataattttatttagagatgGGGAGGAAATAAGGTATATACTGACAGTATAACATCATcattcatatgatatgttgaaACAAAGACCAAGAAATGAAGTAACAAATACCAAAttcaacaaattaataatcaaataaaagaaaacaagttTTACACCTCTCCTCTAATCGGCATAATGGAATTACATGGCACAGGTACACTTTCCTTCTGTGAGTCTTTTCtaggtttttctttcttttggatgGAGTCTCTTATACAATAGTACCTAAACCTTAAatccaacaaataaaattaatgaatagCGTCTCTATCTAAATGAATATTCAAGGCATAAACTGAACCTACTGGTAACACAAAACATAGACTAAATCGTCCTTCCACAGGTTATAGTGTGTTGAGCATCTAGTATATGGAGCGAGGCACCGTAGTGGGCTAAAGCACCCATGACCACCAGAACATGAAATATTTGATGGCTATGCCCTGCCAAATCGAACCATCCTGGCTTCCATCTCTCTGGAACCCGGCTAACATAAAACAATACTCCTGTCAGATAAGATACTGCCATGGCTGCCTCATATGCTAGGGTAGCGTTGCGCTGGGGATTGCCCCAGTTCACAAAAACTGCATGGATTGCAGGGATGATTCCAAACAACCCCATGGATGAGAATAACAAGGCTCTAAATCCCCGGTATTTGCCGCTTGAAAGTGCGGGTGAAAGCATTGTGGCAATAGTGAAGATCCCCATTGCTGTGATACCACCAAGGTAGACAAATTGCCAGTGAGGGTCGCACTGGAACATGTAGTAGATTGGAGGGAAAAAGGAGGTGATGATCATGATGGTGATTCCAACATAGTCTACTCGCAATAATAAGAGGCTTAAAGGGTGAGAGTGGCATGAAAAGAGGTGGCAAATGCTGCTTGAGAGGAGGCAAAACATAGAGCCACTCAAGAAGACAAAGAATGGCCACCTTGTGCCCATCTCATGCATGGTAATATCCCTTTCTCGAGATGTCGCATGCTTCAAATCTATGAGTTTTGTAGTATCCTGCAAGAGCTcgatattacttttttttcctcaaatcaACCAAACTGAACAGAAAATGGGATATGTTCTTGGTAAAATGACAGGAACAAGTGATTTGATCTGGTATGATAAGATTACTTACTGCAATGAAATCTTTGAAATAATGAGAAACATTTGTTTCTGCACTAATATGTATAGACCTGCAAGAACATAATGAAGGGAATGACGGCCGAACGATTTCAACTTGATATAAGGATTAAGTTCTACCTTAAGGAGATGTATGGATCATTCATGCAAACTGACATGAAATGAAGCTAGTCCTTACtcagttttttgtattttacttgaTAACCAAATCTTCCATTTCTCATAAGGTAAATTGGCATGAAAAGAGTGTGATGAATATAATGATAAGTTGGTTAAAATTTATTGAGAATTATCAAGGCATCTTAAGATTTCATTCAGTTTTAAGTATGTACCATAGCCAGATAACGACTAGCTCAGGAGAACCTTATAACATAAGAAATATATACCCAACTTCTATGGACCACAGTGTAGCTAATCTAGTGACCAAAACAGAAGTTCCACTTAACATTAGCCATACAGTTCCATCTACATTAAGGATTAATACttagaaaacaaaatcaagatagtaaaaataaaatttaggattagttgcttaaaagaaattattaagaaTAAGTTGGGAAGTTTTCTGACTTGTAAAGCCTTAATATGTGACATAAGATTTGACAAATCTGTCATAGGTGGCAATCATATATTGATTAATGGGACCGTGTTCATTATTTCTGTCTATTGATTTAGTTCCATTTTATTCTTGGTGGTGTTGAGATCAAGTTATAGATCTAGTTTTGAGAGAACCCTTCTGGCCCCTATCGTCTAGGTCCCTCTTAAGAGACTGCCCAACAAGTATAAGATATTACTATCATCACATCCATAGAAGGTATTAACCCAGGCTCTGATCTTCCATTCCTTACTCTCTTTACTCAGAACAAAGTAAGTGTGTGTGCATAAACataatatacatacacatatgatattaattaacaGAGTGGCATCACAGTGGATGAGATTATTCTAAGAGCTGGCTGTTCTCTCATCAGCCTATTAGTTTGTCAGCATATGTGAGGTATATTCCcatctaagatttttttttttttttttccaatcctTCCCATCAGAGATTCAGTTGaaccattatttaaaatttatctttcaaatcaaattatgtcacgcGGTGTGTAATGTAAGaccttcaaatagaattattctattt carries:
- the LOC108995585 gene encoding heptahelical transmembrane protein 1-like, producing MDQTHRRRQTSSPDGHVTNKNKKTVHHENCEKPKRYALVSFWEAPEHMKDNEFIMHYYRANWPLKEALFSLFRWHNETLNVWTHLIGFVLFLGLTLANLMEVPQVADLLGFFTRSIHISAETNVSHYFKDFIADTTKLIDLKHATSRERDITMHEMGTRWPFFVFLSGSMFCLLSSSICHLFSCHSHPLSLLLLRVDYVGITIMIITSFFPPIYYMFQCDPHWQFVYLGGITAMGIFTIATMLSPALSSGKYRGFRALLFSSMGLFGIIPAIHAVFVNWGNPQRNATLAYEAAMAVSYLTGVLFYVSRVPERWKPGWFDLAGHSHQIFHVLVVMGALAHYGASLHILDAQHTITCGRTI